The following coding sequences lie in one Synechococcus sp. PCC 7336 genomic window:
- a CDS encoding Hpt domain-containing protein: MKDDILIDRSSTGAIDRDLLGRLSEGDIEFERELLETYLEDAQICLEQLEIAFAGSNWQAVIEIAHQLKGASGNVGAAGMAELAAQLERQAQQQEGRDLLQHLQRTLLAIEQIVADW, from the coding sequence GTGAAAGATGACATTTTGATCGATCGAAGCTCGACAGGCGCGATCGACCGCGACCTGCTCGGCCGGCTTTCGGAAGGGGATATCGAATTCGAGCGGGAACTGTTAGAAACTTATCTAGAAGATGCTCAAATCTGTCTCGAACAACTCGAAATAGCGTTTGCAGGTTCGAATTGGCAGGCGGTTATCGAAATCGCCCATCAACTGAAGGGAGCCAGTGGCAATGTGGGGGCTGCCGGTATGGCAGAGTTAGCCGCTCAACTAGAACGGCAAGCCCAGCAGCAGGAGGGGAGGGACTTACTGCAACATCTCCAGCGAACTTTGCTGGCGATCGAACAGATTGTGGCTGACTGGTAG
- a CDS encoding response regulator translates to MDSHLPEAKRQSCALEGLHAIPQPTSRVRVGRSPDRSRPRAEIPLLVEYLLQSQQRQSFQQVSLALQAIEQAAIAPHSDAQPRSVARKPQDTTILVVDDIATNRKILQRQLQRLGYCVDAASNGLEALDCCTHQVYGAVMMDCQMPFLNGYDTTRRLRQQEGHIRHTVIVAVTANKSPGHRDCCLAAGMDDFIYKPANERVLRTVLNRWLHLSA, encoded by the coding sequence TTGGATAGTCACCTCCCTGAGGCAAAAAGACAGTCCTGTGCTCTTGAAGGGCTGCACGCTATTCCTCAACCCACCTCTAGAGTCAGAGTCGGGCGATCGCCCGACCGTTCTCGGCCGAGAGCAGAAATTCCTTTACTCGTGGAATACCTGCTGCAGTCGCAGCAGCGGCAATCGTTCCAGCAAGTCAGTCTAGCTCTTCAGGCCATAGAGCAGGCGGCGATCGCGCCGCATTCAGACGCACAGCCGAGATCGGTTGCACGCAAACCGCAAGACACAACAATTTTGGTGGTTGACGATATCGCAACCAACCGCAAAATTCTGCAGCGACAACTGCAGCGCCTTGGCTACTGTGTGGATGCTGCCAGCAACGGCTTAGAAGCCCTCGACTGCTGCACTCACCAAGTCTATGGGGCAGTGATGATGGATTGCCAAATGCCTTTTTTGAATGGCTACGATACCACTCGTCGCTTGCGGCAACAGGAGGGACACATTCGCCATACCGTGATCGTTGCTGTCACCGCCAATAAGTCTCCAGGTCATCGCGATTGCTGTTTGGCTGCAGGAATGGACGATTTTATCTATAAACCTGCTAACGAGCGCGTCTTGCGGACGGTTTTAAACCGCTGGTTGCACCTCAGTGCATAG